The DNA region TCGACTGAAGGCCCGCCAGAAGCATGATCATCATGAAGGGGATGAAGGTCCAGGCATCCATGATCATGATCATCGCGCGGGCGGTTTCCGCGTCGCCAAAGAAGCTGGGATTGTCGATGCCAAGCGTCCGCGCGAGCCGGGCGATGGGGCCGAAGCGGGCCTCCAACATGGACTTGCCGACCATCCACGACACGGCGACCGGCGACAGCATCAGGGGCAGCAGGAAAGCGACGCGGAAGAACTTGCGCGCCCGGATCTGACTGTTGAGCAGCAATGCCAGGCCAAAGGCGATGACGTATTCGACGATGATCGCCAGCGTATACCAGAGCATATTGGTCAGCGCGTTCCAGTAGAAATCGTCCTGCCACATCTGCCTGATATTGTCGAAACCGTTGTATTGCTGGCCGCTGACGGAGCTGAGGTTCCAGTCCGAAAACGCGATGCTGAGGCCGAAGACCAGCGGGATGAACACCATGGACAGAACGAAAATGGTCGCCGGCACGATGAAGAGACGCCGCTTGCCCTGCTCGCCATGGCGCACGACCAGAGCCATGCAATAGCAGGTGACGAAAAACAGGTACGCATAGAGGGTCGGGCGCCAGTTGGAGAAGTCGTAGGTCAGGTCGTAGCCACCCAGGACCTGCCAGGTGGCGATGACCACCAGAAGTGCGAAAGAGGCCCAGATCATCACGGTCCCGACCCGGACGCGCCCCGGTGTGATCTGGTCGTTTGTGACGACGTAGAGGCGATCCTGGCTCATTCTTATCCCGGGCTGAGAAGAAGGCGCGGCAGGGGATCCCGCCGCGCCGGATGTCAATTGTGCGGCCTATTCAAGGCCAAGCGAGGAGCGATAAAGCGCGACCTGGCTGTCGCGTCCGATCTGATCGGTGATCGCGTCCCAGGCCGCCGCAATCGCATCGGCCCCTTCCTGCACGCTGCCGTATTCGCCGGCATAGATCTTGGCCAACTCGTCCTCGGCCACCGAGTAATACTGGAAGATGCCGGGAATGCGGGGTTCAATGGCCGCGTTGGGGTGGTTGTAGCTGTCGGCCTCAGACCCGAGGTAATCCTCGATGAACGCCCGGTCATAACCCGCTGCTTCCCACTCATCGATATTGAAGTGCGAGTTGCGGTAGGGCTGGAAGCCCGACGGATAGGCGGAACACCACAGCGACAGGTCACGCCCGCCCAGATG from Jannaschia sp. CCS1 includes:
- a CDS encoding carbohydrate ABC transporter permease, encoding MSQDRLYVVTNDQITPGRVRVGTVMIWASFALLVVIATWQVLGGYDLTYDFSNWRPTLYAYLFFVTCYCMALVVRHGEQGKRRLFIVPATIFVLSMVFIPLVFGLSIAFSDWNLSSVSGQQYNGFDNIRQMWQDDFYWNALTNMLWYTLAIIVEYVIAFGLALLLNSQIRARKFFRVAFLLPLMLSPVAVSWMVGKSMLEARFGPIARLARTLGIDNPSFFGDAETARAMIMIMDAWTFIPFMMIMLLAGLQSIPKDIQEAARVDGATPWQNFREVTFPLMLPVSITAIMIRIIFKLKLADIIINVTSGGPGGATDSVTSFIFREYRDRSNVGYGTMLAMVYLVFIVIGFTLFLKLAARWMRPKY